A region from the Capra hircus breed San Clemente chromosome X unlocalized genomic scaffold, ASM170441v1, whole genome shotgun sequence genome encodes:
- the FAM133A gene encoding protein FAM133A, which yields MGKRDNRVAYMNPIAMARWRGPSQSAGPTIQDYLNRPRPTWEEVKKQLENKKKGSKALAEFEEKMNENWKKELEKSREKLLSGNESLSKKRDRKKKKKKKSCRSSSSSSSSTDSSSSSPDSEDEEKKQGKKRKKKKNDSYKSSESSPCDSESESKESVKKKKKSKDETEKEKCIRSLSKKRKKTCSEDKPLSLESSSESDYEEEMQAKKKRRREEQEKTTEKAKKKKKKKQHKKHSKKKKKKSGSSHKSG from the coding sequence ATGGGTAAGCGGGACAATCGTGTGGCCTATATGAATCCTATAGCAATGGCCAGATGGAGGGGCCCATCTCAATCTGCAGGCCCAACAATACAAGATTATCTGAATCGACCAAGGCCTACCTGGGAAGAAGTgaagaaacaattagaaaataaaaagaaaggctcCAAGGCATTAGctgaatttgaagaaaaaatgaatgagaactggaagaaggaactagaaaaaagcagagagaaattaTTAAGTGGAAATGAGAGCTTAtccaaaaaaagagacagaaagaaaaagaaaaagaagaaatcttgTCGGTCTTCATCTTCTTCTTCATCAAGCACTGATTCTTCAAGCAGTTCTCCAGATTCTGAAGATGaggaaaagaaacaaggaaaaaagagaaagaaaaagaagaatgattCATACAAATCATCAGAAAGCTCTCCATGTGATTCTGAATCAGAGAGCAAGGaatctgtaaaaaagaaaaagaagtcaaaggatgaaacagagaaagaaaagtgtaTTAGAAGTctcagcaaaaaaagaaagaagacttgTTCTGAGGATAAACCTTTATCATTGGAGTCCTCATCAGAATCAGATTATGAAGAAGAGATGCaagcaaaaaagaagagaagacgtgaagagcaagaaaaaacaacagaaaaagcaaagaagaagaagaagaagaaacagcaCAAAAAACAtagtaagaagaagaaaaagaaatcaggttCAAGTCACAAATCAGgatag